From a single Streptomyces sp. 1331.2 genomic region:
- a CDS encoding SRPBCC family protein, producing MKRWLWIGAGTGAVALAGAAVLAADRAGRRLPVEHVTEGGLELAQSPGAVWDVLTDIDLYPAWRPGLTHVERLPAAAGGRERWREYDRHGHTTYEVVASEAPHRLVTGIADPDLPYGGTWTYVLTPAGPGCSLTVTERGEVRRPLYRAVSHYVVGEDSTIHRYLGALAHRMAA from the coding sequence ATGAAGCGATGGCTGTGGATCGGCGCGGGCACGGGCGCCGTCGCGCTGGCCGGTGCCGCAGTGCTGGCGGCGGACCGCGCCGGGCGCCGGTTGCCGGTGGAGCACGTCACCGAGGGCGGCCTGGAGCTCGCCCAGTCGCCCGGCGCGGTCTGGGACGTGCTGACCGACATCGACCTCTACCCGGCCTGGCGCCCGGGCCTGACCCACGTCGAGCGGCTGCCCGCCGCGGCCGGCGGCCGGGAGCGCTGGCGCGAGTACGACCGGCACGGGCACACCACGTACGAGGTGGTGGCCAGCGAGGCCCCGCACCGCCTGGTCACCGGCATCGCCGACCCGGACCTGCCCTACGGCGGCACCTGGACGTACGTGCTGACCCCGGCCGGGCCGGGCTGCTCGCTGACCGTCACCGAGCGCGGCGAGGTGCGCCGGCCGCTGTACCGGGCCGTCTCGCACTACGTCGTCGGCGAGGACAGCACCATCCACCGCTACCTGGGCGCCCTGGCCCACCGGATGGCCGCCTGA
- a CDS encoding magnesium and cobalt transport protein CorA, giving the protein MIVHCAAYSDGRRIEAPADLAGALAAARAAGPDGFVWIGLFEPTAEELDHVGKEFALHPLAVEDAVSAHQRPKVEAYQGSLFVSLKTLGYAPGAHVVTVGEVMVFLGPDFVMTVRHGADSPLGGLRARLEQEPELLRFGPSSVLHSVADTVVDGYMEVATALQSDLDELEADIFTPSRVGRDTAGRIYGYKRQVMSVRRATGPLLEPMLALERGARFVRPEAAPYLRDVADHLARVNDQVDGMDRLLSDILNANLAQVSVQQNNDMRKISAWAALAAVPTMIAGIYGMNFDDMPELHQPWGYPAVLVLMAVVCVVLHRVFKRHDWL; this is encoded by the coding sequence ATGATCGTCCACTGCGCCGCCTACTCCGACGGCCGCCGGATCGAGGCCCCCGCCGACCTGGCCGGTGCGCTCGCCGCCGCCCGCGCGGCCGGTCCGGACGGCTTCGTCTGGATAGGCCTCTTCGAACCCACCGCCGAGGAACTCGACCACGTCGGCAAGGAGTTCGCGTTGCACCCGCTGGCCGTCGAGGACGCCGTCAGCGCCCACCAGCGCCCCAAGGTGGAGGCCTACCAGGGCTCGCTGTTCGTCTCCCTGAAGACCCTCGGCTACGCCCCCGGCGCGCATGTCGTCACCGTCGGCGAGGTGATGGTCTTCCTCGGGCCCGACTTCGTGATGACCGTCCGGCACGGCGCGGACTCCCCGCTCGGCGGCCTGCGGGCCCGCCTGGAGCAGGAACCCGAACTGCTGCGCTTCGGGCCCAGCTCGGTGCTGCACTCGGTCGCCGACACCGTCGTGGACGGCTACATGGAGGTGGCCACCGCACTGCAGAGCGACCTGGACGAGCTGGAGGCGGACATCTTCACCCCCAGCCGGGTCGGCCGCGACACCGCCGGGCGGATCTACGGCTACAAGCGCCAGGTGATGTCCGTACGCCGCGCCACCGGCCCGCTGCTGGAGCCGATGCTGGCGCTGGAGCGCGGCGCCCGATTCGTCCGCCCCGAGGCAGCGCCCTACCTGCGGGACGTCGCCGACCACCTGGCCCGGGTGAACGACCAGGTGGACGGCATGGACCGGCTGCTGTCCGACATCCTCAACGCCAACCTGGCGCAGGTCAGCGTGCAGCAGAACAACGACATGCGGAAGATCTCGGCCTGGGCGGCGCTGGCCGCCGTGCCGACGATGATCGCCGGGATCTACGGGATGAACTTCGACGACATGCCCGAGCTGCACCAGCCCTGGGGGTACCCGGCGGTACTGGTGCTGATGGCCGTGGTCTGCGTGGTGCTGCACCGGGTGTTCAAGCGGCACGACTGGCTGTAG
- a CDS encoding SCO1664 family protein: MPARERLPALNTETPPQADPASAAALAADVPTALALLRQGELTVHGRLTDASNAALYCTVAHGSLSAQAVYKPVAGERPLWDFPDGTLAGREVAAYELSAATGWALIPPTVLREGPHGPGMVQLWVEPDPQAEPLLALQDPRGPEEGWLPIIRAEVEGGRTALLVHHDDGRLRRLAVLDAVLNNADRKGGHLIPAADGRVYGIDHGVTFNTEGKLRTLLWGWAGDPLPAEALEVLARLAEQLDGELAERLAPHLTQAELAATRARVAELRDSGRHPLPSEDWPAIPWPPV; encoded by the coding sequence GTGCCCGCGCGCGAACGGCTACCGGCGCTGAACACCGAGACCCCGCCCCAGGCCGACCCGGCGTCGGCGGCCGCGCTGGCCGCCGACGTGCCCACCGCCCTCGCGCTGCTGCGCCAGGGCGAGCTGACCGTGCACGGCCGCCTCACCGACGCCTCCAACGCCGCGCTGTACTGCACGGTCGCGCACGGCTCGCTGAGCGCGCAGGCCGTCTACAAGCCGGTGGCCGGCGAGCGCCCGCTGTGGGACTTCCCGGACGGCACCCTGGCCGGCCGTGAGGTCGCCGCCTACGAGCTGTCCGCGGCGACGGGCTGGGCGCTGATCCCGCCGACCGTGCTGCGCGAGGGCCCGCACGGGCCCGGCATGGTGCAGCTGTGGGTCGAGCCGGACCCGCAGGCCGAGCCGCTGCTCGCGCTGCAGGACCCGCGCGGCCCGGAGGAGGGCTGGCTGCCGATCATCCGGGCCGAGGTCGAGGGCGGGCGCACCGCGCTGCTGGTGCACCACGACGACGGGCGGCTGCGCCGGCTCGCGGTGCTGGACGCGGTGCTCAACAACGCCGACCGCAAGGGCGGCCATCTGATCCCGGCCGCCGACGGGCGGGTGTACGGCATCGACCACGGCGTCACCTTCAACACCGAGGGCAAGCTGCGCACCCTGCTCTGGGGCTGGGCCGGCGACCCGCTGCCGGCCGAGGCGCTGGAGGTGCTGGCCCGGCTGGCCGAGCAGTTGGACGGCGAACTGGCCGAGCGCCTGGCCCCGCACCTGACGCAGGCCGAGCTGGCGGCCACCCGGGCCCGGGTGGCCGAGCTGCGCGACTCCGGCCGCCATCCGCTGCCCTCCGAGGACTGGCCGGCGATCCCCTGGCCGCCGGTGTAG
- a CDS encoding helix-turn-helix transcriptional regulator → MDARRTTPTPAPRTTPDLPLHRLQVPLPHLLPFAIGSFDAIGPLSRAGFPHRHSFYEMVHVTGGRGAHVLDLVQRPLAPPQLCVITPGQVHYWADTEGLAGRVVLFNEDFLLGHPQDLAALRALAARPALALGGQADAIGALFADMEHEYLTRAPGYQGVLRASLHILIVRALRACAPDDRPLVPSRPAEVAAAFTRLIARPGGVRHSVASTAQELGVSPGHLQTLVKQATGRTPGGLIRRQQTLEAKRLLACTDLTIRQVAKEAGFVDPAYFCRFFRRETGMTPGEFRAKVDGNHHDPRIMSIAVAPDGP, encoded by the coding sequence ATGGACGCGCGACGGACCACCCCCACCCCCGCCCCCCGAACCACGCCGGACCTGCCGCTGCACCGTCTCCAGGTCCCGCTGCCCCACCTGCTCCCCTTCGCGATCGGCAGCTTCGACGCGATCGGCCCGCTCTCCCGGGCCGGCTTCCCCCACCGGCACTCGTTCTACGAGATGGTCCACGTCACCGGCGGCCGCGGCGCCCACGTCCTGGACCTCGTCCAGCGGCCGCTGGCACCACCGCAGTTGTGCGTGATCACCCCCGGCCAGGTGCACTACTGGGCGGACACCGAAGGCCTCGCCGGCCGGGTCGTGCTGTTCAACGAGGACTTCCTGCTCGGCCACCCGCAGGACCTCGCCGCCCTGCGGGCGCTGGCCGCCCGCCCCGCCCTCGCGCTCGGCGGGCAGGCCGACGCGATCGGCGCCCTGTTCGCCGACATGGAGCACGAGTACCTGACCAGGGCGCCCGGCTACCAGGGCGTGCTGCGGGCCAGTCTGCACATCCTGATCGTCCGGGCGCTGCGCGCCTGCGCCCCGGACGACCGGCCGCTGGTGCCCAGCCGCCCGGCCGAAGTGGCGGCCGCCTTCACCCGGTTGATCGCCCGGCCGGGCGGGGTGCGGCACTCGGTGGCCTCCACCGCCCAGGAACTCGGTGTCTCTCCGGGGCACTTGCAGACCCTGGTGAAGCAGGCCACCGGCCGCACTCCGGGCGGACTGATCCGCCGGCAGCAGACCCTGGAGGCCAAGCGGCTGCTCGCCTGTACCGATCTGACGATCCGCCAGGTGGCGAAGGAAGCGGGCTTCGTGGATCCGGCGTACTTCTGCCGCTTCTTCCGCCGGGAGACCGGGATGACGCCGGGGGAGTTCCGGGCCAAGGTCGACGGAAATCACCACGATCCCCGGATCATGTCCATCGCGGTCGCACCGGACGGCCCGTAG
- a CDS encoding PAC2 family protein, with translation MIELEDVPELIDPVMVCAFEGWNDAGDAASAALAHLDETWGGKVFAALDAEDYYDFQVNRPTVWLDGGIRRITWPTTRLSVIRVTEPTTRDVVLVRGIEPSMRWRSFCNELLGFAHELGVELVVILGALLGDTPHSRPVPVSGVTSDPDLARRLDLEESRYEGPTGIVGVLQEACTHAGVPAVTLWAAVPHYVSQPPNPKATLALINKLEDLLDLRIPPGELGEDARAWQLGVDQLAAEDSEVAEYVQQLEEAQDTAELPEASGDAIAREFERYLRRRENVGPTGEKPVAGHATAERPAEPEPPGPGRESPDGAEEE, from the coding sequence GTGATCGAGTTGGAAGATGTTCCCGAGTTGATCGACCCGGTCATGGTCTGCGCCTTCGAGGGCTGGAACGACGCGGGTGACGCCGCCTCCGCGGCTCTGGCGCACCTGGACGAGACCTGGGGCGGCAAGGTGTTCGCCGCCCTGGACGCGGAGGACTACTACGACTTCCAGGTCAACCGGCCCACGGTCTGGCTGGACGGCGGCATCCGCCGGATCACCTGGCCGACCACCCGGCTCTCGGTGATCCGGGTCACCGAGCCGACGACCAGGGACGTCGTGCTGGTGCGCGGCATCGAGCCGAGCATGCGCTGGCGCTCGTTCTGCAACGAGCTGCTGGGCTTCGCGCACGAGCTGGGCGTCGAGCTGGTGGTGATCCTGGGCGCGCTGCTCGGCGACACCCCGCACAGCCGCCCGGTGCCGGTCAGCGGTGTCACCTCCGACCCCGACCTGGCCCGCCGGCTGGACCTGGAGGAGAGCCGCTACGAGGGCCCGACCGGCATCGTCGGCGTGCTCCAGGAGGCCTGCACGCACGCCGGGGTCCCGGCCGTGACGCTCTGGGCGGCGGTGCCGCACTACGTCTCGCAGCCGCCGAACCCGAAGGCCACGCTGGCCCTGATCAACAAGCTGGAGGACCTGCTGGACCTGCGCATCCCGCCGGGCGAGCTCGGCGAGGACGCCCGGGCCTGGCAGCTGGGCGTGGACCAGCTGGCCGCCGAGGACAGCGAGGTCGCCGAGTACGTCCAGCAGCTGGAGGAGGCGCAGGACACCGCGGAGCTGCCGGAGGCCTCGGGGGACGCCATCGCCCGCGAGTTCGAGCGTTACCTGCGCCGCCGGGAGAACGTCGGGCCGACCGGCGAGAAGCCGGTCGCCGGGCACGCCACCGCGGAGCGGCCGGCCGAGCCGGAGCCGCCGGGCCCGGGCCGGGAGAGCCCGGACGGCGCCGAGGAGGAGTAG
- a CDS encoding carbohydrate-binding protein — protein MPMPDRMISRKTVLKAAAALGAAPLLIGGGVALARDQVGTGRAPELTPECHDGDDPTIEQTEGPYFKPDSPLRSSMVGDGPGTRLAVIGYVFGRACRPVPGVLLDFWQADDNGAYDNVGYTFRGHQFTDAGGAFRLDTIVPGLYPGRTRHLHVKLQAPGRPIVTTQLYFPGEPRNSTDSIYDARLLMNVRQNGPIREGSYDFVLDVPQTPGTPSPTPTPTPTPTSTPTRPPSGSWTPGTAYRAGDRVTYSGVSYVCLQAHTAMVGWEPPNVPALWQQRS, from the coding sequence ATGCCCATGCCCGACCGCATGATCAGTCGCAAGACCGTACTGAAGGCCGCCGCCGCGCTCGGGGCCGCCCCGCTGCTGATCGGCGGCGGGGTCGCCCTGGCTCGCGACCAGGTCGGCACCGGCCGGGCGCCGGAGCTCACCCCCGAGTGCCACGACGGCGACGACCCCACGATCGAGCAGACCGAGGGCCCCTACTTCAAGCCCGACTCCCCGCTGCGCAGCTCCATGGTCGGCGACGGCCCCGGCACCCGGCTGGCCGTCATCGGCTACGTCTTCGGCCGCGCCTGCCGGCCCGTCCCCGGCGTGCTGCTGGACTTCTGGCAGGCCGACGACAACGGCGCCTACGACAACGTCGGCTACACCTTCCGCGGCCACCAGTTCACCGACGCGGGCGGTGCGTTCAGGCTGGACACCATCGTGCCCGGCCTCTACCCCGGCCGTACCCGGCACCTCCACGTCAAGCTCCAGGCCCCCGGCCGCCCGATCGTCACCACCCAGCTGTACTTCCCGGGCGAGCCGCGCAACAGCACGGACTCCATCTACGACGCCCGGCTGCTGATGAACGTGCGGCAGAACGGCCCGATCCGCGAGGGCAGCTACGACTTCGTGCTGGACGTGCCGCAGACCCCCGGCACCCCGAGCCCGACGCCCACGCCGACCCCGACCCCGACCTCCACGCCCACCCGGCCGCCGAGCGGCAGTTGGACCCCGGGCACCGCCTACCGCGCGGGCGACCGCGTCACCTACTCCGGCGTCTCCTACGTCTGCCTCCAGGCGCACACCGCCATGGTCGGCTGGGAGCCGCCAAACGTACCGGCCCTCTGGCAGCAGCGGTCGTAG
- a CDS encoding DUF3090 domain-containing protein: MPRQVFFYDQPERFVAGTVGQPGARAFYLQASARGRITSVLLEKTQVAALAERIEEVLDEALRRSGGDTAIPATAPKDLLDTAPLDLPLEQEFRVGTMALAWDSVDGCLVVEAQALVEDEEDEEGAETVFTDDDTGPDMLRVRLSGAMARVFAKRALDLVAAGRKPCPFCNLPLDPEGHLCPRANGYRR; the protein is encoded by the coding sequence GTGCCCCGTCAGGTCTTCTTCTACGACCAGCCCGAACGGTTCGTGGCCGGCACCGTCGGCCAGCCCGGCGCCAGGGCGTTCTACCTGCAAGCCAGCGCCCGGGGCCGGATCACCAGCGTGCTGCTGGAGAAGACCCAGGTCGCGGCGCTCGCCGAGCGCATCGAAGAGGTGCTGGACGAGGCGCTGCGGCGCAGCGGCGGCGACACCGCCATCCCGGCCACCGCCCCCAAGGACCTGCTCGACACCGCGCCGCTCGACCTGCCGCTGGAGCAGGAGTTCCGGGTCGGCACGATGGCCCTGGCCTGGGACAGCGTGGACGGCTGCCTGGTGGTCGAGGCGCAGGCGCTGGTCGAGGACGAGGAGGACGAGGAGGGCGCCGAGACGGTCTTCACCGACGACGACACCGGCCCGGACATGCTGCGGGTGCGGCTGTCCGGTGCGATGGCCCGGGTGTTCGCCAAGCGCGCGCTGGACCTGGTCGCGGCCGGCCGCAAGCCCTGCCCGTTCTGCAACCTGCCGCTCGACCCGGAGGGCCACCTGTGCCCGCGCGCGAACGGCTACCGGCGCTGA
- a CDS encoding glycosyl hydrolase family 18 protein, whose translation MARFRTGARRIGGALAVPFRALRDRWRGWSWWRRTLLVLVLAAAVPATALGSVFVTIRLHYTGEPPAEARTRGRDALWLGHAWVDGRKTETDVAGLVHQLAGTGIRDLYVHTGPLEHDGTLPPAVHPRARWFADTVHRELPGVRVQSWLGDEVKPEKDAMDLEDAPTRDRVTASARQVLDLGFDGVHFDMEPIRPGSAGWLALLDQVRPVTAARGAKLSVAAPQIDPVPGLHTAGILLTDHGKWWDGAYFAATARRVDQVAVMTYDTSMPTAPLYGGYVAQQTELALQATPADVDLLIGLPFYWDDKWGHWGDAETVPAAVRGVRLGLGREDPRRANFGVALYVDFASTPGNWADYRSGWVDVR comes from the coding sequence GTGGCCCGATTCCGGACCGGCGCGCGGCGGATCGGCGGGGCCCTGGCGGTCCCGTTCCGGGCGCTGCGCGACCGCTGGCGAGGCTGGTCCTGGTGGCGACGGACCCTGCTGGTCCTGGTGCTGGCGGCGGCCGTGCCCGCCACCGCACTCGGCTCGGTGTTCGTCACGATCCGACTGCACTACACGGGTGAACCCCCGGCCGAGGCCCGCACCCGGGGCCGCGACGCGCTCTGGCTCGGCCACGCCTGGGTGGACGGCCGCAAGACCGAGACCGACGTGGCCGGGCTGGTCCACCAGCTGGCCGGCACCGGCATCCGGGACCTGTACGTGCACACCGGCCCGCTGGAGCACGACGGCACCCTGCCGCCCGCCGTCCACCCCCGGGCCCGCTGGTTCGCCGACACCGTCCACCGGGAGCTGCCGGGCGTGCGGGTGCAGAGCTGGCTGGGCGACGAGGTCAAGCCGGAGAAGGACGCCATGGACCTGGAGGACGCCCCGACCCGGGACCGGGTCACCGCCTCCGCCCGCCAGGTGCTGGACCTCGGCTTCGACGGCGTGCACTTCGACATGGAACCGATCCGCCCGGGTTCGGCCGGCTGGCTGGCCCTGCTCGACCAGGTCCGCCCGGTCACCGCGGCCCGCGGCGCCAAGCTCTCGGTCGCCGCCCCGCAGATCGACCCCGTCCCCGGCCTGCACACGGCCGGCATCCTGCTCACCGACCACGGCAAGTGGTGGGACGGGGCGTACTTCGCCGCGACCGCCCGCCGGGTCGACCAGGTCGCGGTGATGACCTACGACACCTCGATGCCGACCGCTCCGCTGTACGGCGGCTACGTGGCCCAGCAGACCGAGCTCGCCCTGCAGGCCACCCCGGCCGACGTGGACCTGCTGATCGGCCTGCCGTTCTACTGGGACGACAAGTGGGGCCACTGGGGCGACGCCGAGACCGTCCCGGCGGCCGTCCGCGGCGTCCGGCTGGGCCTGGGCCGGGAGGACCCGCGGCGGGCGAACTTCGGCGTCGCGCTGTACGTGGACTTCGCCTCGACGCCCGGGAACTGGGCGGACTACCGCAGCGGCTGGGTCGACGTCCGGTAG
- the mshC gene encoding cysteine--1-D-myo-inosityl 2-amino-2-deoxy-alpha-D-glucopyranoside ligase, translated as MHAWPASEVPALPGQGLPLRIHDTAAGTVREVVPQDGTARIYVCGITPYDATHMGHAATYNAFDLVQRVWKDAGHDVLYIQNVTDVDDPLLQRAVETGQDWTALAERETALFREDMTALRLLPPAHYIGAVESIPWIVPIVQKLLASGAAYRVDGDIYFSVDADPHFGEVSGLTREAMRPVFAERGGDPDRPGKRNPLDALLWLAARPGEPAWDTELGHGRPGWHIECVAIALQYLGMSFDIQGGGSDLSFPHHEMGAAHAQVATGTHPYAKAYVHAGMVALDGHKMSKSRGNLVFVSALRRDGVDPAAIRLALLSHHYRADWEWTKSVLDEAVERLARWRAAVSRPDGPAAEQLLAEVRTALANDLDAPAALAAVDRWVERQETEGGTDIGAPGLVTRTVDALLGVAL; from the coding sequence ATGCATGCCTGGCCCGCCTCCGAGGTTCCCGCCCTGCCTGGTCAGGGGCTCCCTCTCCGTATCCACGACACCGCAGCGGGCACGGTCCGCGAGGTGGTGCCGCAGGACGGCACCGCCCGGATCTACGTCTGCGGCATCACCCCCTACGACGCGACCCACATGGGCCACGCCGCCACCTACAACGCGTTCGACCTGGTCCAGCGCGTCTGGAAGGACGCCGGCCACGACGTCCTGTACATCCAGAACGTCACCGACGTCGACGACCCGCTGCTGCAGCGCGCCGTCGAGACCGGCCAGGACTGGACGGCCCTCGCCGAGCGCGAGACGGCCCTGTTCCGCGAGGACATGACCGCCCTGCGGCTGCTCCCGCCGGCCCACTACATCGGCGCCGTCGAGTCGATCCCGTGGATCGTCCCGATCGTCCAGAAGCTGCTGGCCTCCGGCGCGGCCTACCGGGTGGACGGCGACATCTACTTCTCGGTCGACGCGGACCCGCACTTCGGCGAGGTCTCCGGCCTCACCCGCGAGGCCATGCGCCCCGTCTTCGCCGAGCGCGGCGGCGACCCGGACCGCCCGGGCAAGCGCAACCCGCTGGACGCCCTGCTCTGGCTGGCCGCCCGCCCGGGCGAGCCTGCCTGGGACACCGAGCTCGGCCACGGCCGCCCCGGCTGGCACATCGAGTGCGTCGCCATCGCGCTGCAGTACCTCGGCATGTCCTTCGACATCCAGGGCGGCGGCAGCGACCTCTCCTTCCCGCACCACGAGATGGGCGCCGCGCACGCCCAGGTCGCCACCGGCACCCACCCGTACGCCAAGGCGTACGTGCACGCCGGCATGGTCGCCCTGGACGGCCACAAGATGTCCAAGTCCCGCGGCAACCTGGTCTTCGTCTCGGCGCTGCGCCGCGACGGCGTCGACCCGGCGGCGATCCGCCTGGCGCTGCTCTCGCACCACTACCGCGCCGACTGGGAGTGGACCAAGAGCGTCCTGGACGAGGCCGTCGAGCGCCTCGCCCGCTGGCGCGCCGCGGTCTCCCGGCCGGACGGCCCCGCGGCCGAGCAGCTGCTCGCCGAGGTCCGTACGGCGCTCGCGAACGACCTGGACGCGCCCGCCGCGCTGGCCGCCGTCGACCGCTGGGTGGAGCGGCAGGAGACCGAGGGCGGCACCGACATCGGCGCGCCCGGCCTGGTGACCCGCACCGTGGACGCCCTGCTCGGCGTCGCGCTGTAG
- a CDS encoding histidine phosphatase family protein, with the protein MPTLLLVRHGRSTANTAGILAGWTPGVDLDDTGRGQAAALADRLAGIPLVQAVSSPLERCRQTLEPLLAARPELGAPAEDERLGECHYGDWTGRPLAELAKEPMWRTVQDHAAAAAFPGGESLRELSHRTVSAVREWNGKIAAEHGEDAVWIACSHGDVIKAVVADALGLHLDHFQRISVEPGSVTAIRYTPQRPFVLRMGDTGDLSSLAPRTGAAPVTPAGDAVVGGTA; encoded by the coding sequence ATGCCCACCCTGCTGCTCGTCCGTCACGGCCGCTCCACCGCGAACACCGCCGGAATCCTGGCCGGTTGGACCCCCGGCGTCGACCTCGACGACACCGGGCGCGGGCAGGCCGCCGCGCTGGCCGACCGGCTGGCCGGGATCCCGCTGGTGCAGGCCGTCAGCAGCCCGCTGGAGCGCTGTCGCCAGACGCTGGAGCCCCTGCTGGCCGCCCGGCCCGAGCTGGGCGCCCCGGCCGAGGACGAGCGGCTGGGGGAGTGCCACTACGGCGACTGGACCGGCCGTCCGCTGGCCGAGCTGGCCAAGGAGCCGATGTGGCGCACCGTGCAGGACCACGCCGCCGCCGCGGCCTTCCCCGGCGGGGAGTCGCTGCGCGAGCTGAGCCACCGCACGGTGAGCGCGGTGCGCGAGTGGAACGGGAAGATCGCCGCCGAGCACGGCGAGGACGCGGTCTGGATCGCCTGTTCGCACGGTGACGTGATCAAGGCGGTGGTGGCCGACGCGCTCGGCCTGCACCTGGACCACTTCCAGCGGATCAGCGTCGAGCCCGGCTCGGTCACCGCGATCCGGTACACCCCGCAGCGGCCCTTCGTGCTGAGAATGGGCGACACCGGCGACCTCTCCTCGCTCGCACCGCGGACCGGCGCGGCCCCGGTCACCCCGGCCGGCGACGCGGTGGTCGGCGGCACCGCCTGA